In Helianthus annuus cultivar XRQ/B chromosome 9, HanXRQr2.0-SUNRISE, whole genome shotgun sequence, the following are encoded in one genomic region:
- the LOC118481746 gene encoding general transcription factor IIF subunit 1-like, producing MEEKSYADELKTLASFKETRNEWFLKEEKKKRSRKATPKVQVEEGSSSQPKKKRQKKNVETILIDESDKEDEAEAEVEANVEGDVHLSPESAKFLKSLNKYNVEKEKAASDEEGDDVDKSSSSSSEEEIDETERTARIRAEIEKETQLKRKRREDKDDELYNPSPKQVIESQTPPSSGGRKKTSARKRVVTPKAAKRLRVLLKKKPIQEPSKPPTPPPEP from the coding sequence ATGGAAGAGAAGAGTTATGCTGATGAGTTGAAAACTCTTGCAAGCTTCAAAGAAACAAGAAATGAGTGGTTTCTAAAGGAAGAGAAgaaaaagaggagcagaaaagcAACTCCTAAAGTTCAAGTAGAGGAGGGCTCATCTTCTCAACCAAAGAAAAAGCGTCAAAAGAAGAATGTTGAAACTATACTTATTGATGAATCAGATAAAGAAgatgaagctgaagctgaagttGAAGCTAATGTTGAAGGAGATGTTCATTTGTCTCCTGAATCTGCAAAGTTTTTGAAATCTCTTAATAAATATAATGTTGAAAAAGAAAAAGCAGCTAGTGATGAAGAAGGTGACGATGTAGACAAAAGTTCATCAAGCTCATCTGAAGAAGAAATTGATGAAACTGAACGTACAGCAAGAATTAGAGCTGAGATTGAAAAAGAGACACAATTaaagagaaagaggagagagGATAAAGATGATGAATTATACAATCCATCTCCTAAGCAGGTTATAGAATCTCAGACACCTCCATCTTCAGGTGGCAGAAAGAAAACAAGTGCAAGAAAGCGAGTTGTTACTCCAAAGGCAGCAAAAAGATTAAGAGTGTTGTTAAAAAAGAAACCAATCCAAGAACCTAGTAAACCACCTACACCACCACCTGAGCCATAA
- the LOC110877828 gene encoding uncharacterized protein LOC110877828, which produces MTEHEIYMMNKVLENLLGKSVEQRFEETEVEEVRARRQAEIDAEMKNKGKGVEGVSDVSEKAIVTSTVLESPVQNPRPISAVSGIFEEDVLIDDVIDDEEDVEEDDEEEDVDEEKTDDADDVFSASSHSDDDNNDDDQGGTGIKVTEASNEENVDDYLHDDVNEEPEDATGEGENVDDQNVDKREKLILRLEPEVEEGEIRHTYTMNDIIEMTRIDDPNFKFDFEEELNDFDVNQQPEYQYKYVEEADNYDRVEVEDCSGEENVNVDTSNFPTLVEFFSQENIDELRRKVEECLKDKNFDGTVKDAHKEERKKWFRKSTERKFKRPLKFYKRDRDVSLGDIISWGFLPQVNAYAIRREYGVQYFQYIQDIMSLPWWDVEELSKVRSLDYPVRKHDMPTWWLMKFEAFRDFKHWKPHQPKKVKRVDPVTGNEETILQIKKPRVMKNIPMPKMEQDFHKGFLYWVYSCLSTEAVITYRVENEVRHIFVYDPLWLVNYLARDIECLFVNKIGFKAEDREQAMQFQKVVSICFQKGINAESKWSSKWRKIEKTVARKAEKDRKAHEERDNMLRHTVVQRMAAEEKKKVEENEKLRKLLLKKPKPREEKFRSL; this is translated from the coding sequence ATGACAGAACATGAGATATACATGATGAATAAAGTGTTAGAAAATTTGCTTGGAAAGTCTGTTGAGCAGAGATTTGAAGAGACTGAAGTTGAAGAGGTTAGAGCTCGACGTCAAGCTGAAATTGATGCTGAGATGAAGAATAAAGGCAAAGGTGTTGAAGGTGTTTCTGATGTTTCTGAGAAGGCAATTGTTACATCTACTGTACTTGAATCTCCTGTTCAAAATCCTCGTCCTATATCTGCCGTTTCTGGTATTTTTGAAGAGGATGTGTTAATTGATGACGTTattgatgatgaggaagatgttgaagaggatgatgaagaagaggatgTTGATGAAGAAAAGACAGATGATGCAGACGATGTATTCTCTGCTAGTAGTCatagtgatgatgataataatgatgatgatcaAGGTGGTACAGGAATTAAAGTTACAGAAGCATCTAATGAAGAGAATGTCGATGATTATCTTCATGATGATGTGAATGAAGAGCCTGAGGATGCTACAGGTGAGGGGGAGAACGTTGATGATCAAAACGTTGATAAAAGAGAAAAGTTGATTTTACGTCTTGAGCCTGAAGTTGAGGAAGGAGAAATCAGGCATACATACACTATGAATGATATTATAGAGATGACACGTATTGATGATCCTAACTTCAAGTTTGACTTTGAAGAAGAATTGAATGATTTCGATGTCAATCAGCAACCCGAGTATCAGTACAAGTATGTTGAGGAAGCTGATAACTATGATCGAGTTGAAGTCGAAGACTGCAGCGGTGAAGAAAATGTGAATGTAGACACTTCAAACTTTCCAACATTGGTTGAGTTTTTCAGTCAAGAAAATATTGATGAATTAAGACGGAAAGTTGAAGAATGTCTGAAAGATAAGAATTTTGATGGAACAGTGAAAGATGCACATAAGGAAGAAAGGAAGAAATGGTTCAGAAAGAGTACTGAAAGAAAATTCAAACGTCCATTGAAGTTTTATAAGAGAGACAGGGATGTGTCACTGGGGGATATTATTAGTTGGGGATTCTTGCCACAGGTGAACGCCTATGCAATCAGGAGAGAATATGGCGTACAATACTTTCAATACATACAGGATATCATGTCTCTACCTTGGTGGGACGTGGAAGAGCTTTCTAAAGTCAGATCTTTGGATTATCCAGTCAGAAAGCATGATATGCCTACCTGGTGGTTAATGAAGTTTGAAGCTTTTAGAGACTTTAAGCACTGGAAGCCACATCAACCGAAGAAAGTGAAGAGGGTTGATCCAGTGACTGGCAATGAAGAGACTATTTTACAAATAAAGAAACCCAGGGTGATGAAGAATATTCCTATGCCGAAAATGGAGCAGGATTTTCATAAAGGATTCTTATATTGGGTATACAGTTGTTTGTCCACTGAGGCGGTAATCACTTACAGAGTTGAGAATGAAGTTAGACACATCTTTGTGTATGATCCTTTGTGGTTGGTTAACTACTTAGCAAGAGACATAGAATGTTTGTTCGTTAACAAGATTGGATTCAAAGCTGAAGATAGAGAGCAAGCGATGCAATTTCAAAAGGTTGTGTCTATCTGTTTCCAGAAAGGAATAAATGCTGAAAGTAAATGGTCGTCAAAGTGGAGAAAAATTGAGAAGACAGTGGCTAGGAAAGCTGAGAAGGATAGAAAAGCTCATGAAGAAAGAGATAACATGTTAAGGCATACTGTTGTTCAAAGGATGGCTgctgaagaaaagaaaaaggttgAAGAAAATGAGAAGCTTAGGAAGTTGTTGCTGAAAAAGCCTAAGCCGAGAGAAGAAAAGTTTAGATCATTGTGA